From the Cryptomeria japonica chromosome 2, Sugi_1.0, whole genome shotgun sequence genome, one window contains:
- the LOC131054260 gene encoding COBRA-like protein 8, translating to MASQGINTIFLLFLAYFLVWVEAQGSVRDNCNGVYLHYQVWNPSRTFPLNVSQNDQQPYVFNSTVTVLNTGREEVRGWKVFVGFQHGEELVNMRNAVIEDGSSLPANVSNGTVLSGFPQTDLKTAIQTAGDLNQIQVQIQMGGVEFGVNDSGYPLPAQLYLTNDGYTCSQPRSNITGK from the coding sequence ATGGCATCCCAAGGGATTAATACCATTTTTCTTCTGTTTTTAGCCTACTTTCTTGTCTGGGTTGAGGCACAAGGTTCTGTAAGGGATAACTGTAATGGGGTTTATTTGCACTACCAGGTGTGGAATCCCTCGAGAACTTTTCCCTTAAATGTGAGTCAAAATGATCAGCAGCCCTATGTCTTTAATTCCACTGTAACTGTGCTGAACACTGGTAGAGAAGAAGTTAGAGGATGGAAGGTTTTTGTTGGGTTCCAGCATGGGGAAGAGCTGGTGAACATGAGGAATGCTGTGATTGAAGATGGGTCCAGTCTGCCTGCCAATGTTAGCAATGGCACTGTTTTGTCAGGGTTCCCACAGACAGATCTCAAGACTGCTATTCAGACTGCAGGGGACTTGAACCAGATTCAGGTGCAGATTCAAATGGGTGGTGTTGAGTTTGGGGTTAATGATTCAGGGTATCCCCTGCCTGCCCAACTTTACTTGACTAATGATGGCTACACATGCAGTCAGCCTAGGAGTAACATTACTGGTAAGTAA